The following are encoded together in the Bos mutus isolate GX-2022 chromosome 3, NWIPB_WYAK_1.1, whole genome shotgun sequence genome:
- the LRRC8B gene encoding volume-regulated anion channel subunit LRRC8B: protein MITLTELKCLADAQSCYHILKPWWDVFWYYITLIMLLVAVLAGALQLTQSRVLCCLPCKVEFDNHCAVPWDILKASVNASSDAGMPLPLPLRIQNDLHRQQYSYIDAVCYEKQLHWFAKFFPYLVLLHTLIFAACSNFWLHYPSTSSRLEHFVAILHKCFDSPWTTRALSETVAEQSVRPLTLSKSKVLLSSSGCSAGDVDSNKQSLPYPQPGLESAGIESPTSSVLDKKEGEQAKAIFEKVKRFRLHVEQKDIIYRVYLKQIIVKVILFVLIITYVPYFLTYITLEIDCSVDVQAFTGYKRYQCVYSLAEIFKVLASFYVILVILYGLTSSYSLWWMLRSSLKQYSFEALREKSNYSDIPDVKNDFAFILHLADQYDPLYSKRFSIFLSEVSENKLKQINLNNEWTVEKLKSKLVKNAQDKVELHLFMLNGLPDNVFELTEIEVLSLELIPEVKLPPAISQLVSLKELHVYHSSLVVDHPALAFLEENLKILRLKFTEMGKIPRWVFHLKNLKELYLSGCVLPEQVSTMQLEGFQDLKNLRTLYLKSSLSRIPQVITDLLPSLQKLSLDNEGSKLVVLNNLKKMVNLKSLELISCDLERIPHSIFSLNNLHELDLRENNLKTVEEIISFQHLQNLSCLKLWHNNIAYIPAQIGALSNLEQLSLDHNNIENLPLQLFLCTKLHYLDLSYNHLTFIPEEIQYLSNLQYFAVTNNNIEMLPDGLFQCKKLQCLLLGKNSLMSLSPHVGELSNLTHLELIGNYLETLPPELEGCQSLKRSCLIVEENLLNTLPPPVTERLQTCLDKC, encoded by the exons ATGATTACACTAACAGAGCTAAAATGTCTAGCAGACGCCCAGTCATGTTATCACATCCTGAAGCCGTGGTGGGACGTCTTTTGGTATTACATCACCCTGATCATGCTGCTGGTGGCCGTGCTGGCTGGAGCCCTCCAGCTGACACAGAGCAGAGTTCTGTGCTGTCTTCCTTGTAAGGTGGAATTTGACAATCACTGCGCCGTGCCTTGGGACATCCTGAAAGCCAGCGTGAACGCATCCTCCGATGCCGGGATGCCACTTCCGCTGCCCCTCAGAATCCAGAACGACCTCCACCGACAGCAGTACTCCTACATTGACGCCGTCTGTTACGAGAAGCAGCTCCACTGGTTTGCCAAGTTCTTCCCCTACTTGGTGCTCTTGCATACGCTCATCTTTGCAGCCTGCAGCAACTTCTGGCTTCACTACCCCAGCACCAGTTCCAGGCTCGAGCATTTTGTGGCCATCCTGCACAAGTGCTTCGATTCTCCGTGGACCACCCGCGCCCTGTCAGAGACGGTGGCTGAGCAGTCAGTGAGGCCCCTGACCCTCTCCAAATCCAAGGTTCTGCTCTCATCCTCAGGGTGCTCAGCCGGCGACGTGGATTCCAACAAGCAGTCATTGCCCTACCCACAGCCTGGCTTAGAGTCAGCTGGCATAGAAAGCCCGACCTCTAGCGTCCTGGACAAAAAGGAGGGCGAACAGGCCAAAGCCatctttgaaaaagtgaaaaggtTCCGCCTGCACGTGGAGCAGAAGGACATCATCTACAGAGTGTACCTGAAACAGATCATAGTCAAAGTCATTTTGTTTGTCCTCATCATAACTTATGTTCCGTATTTTTTAACCTACATCACTCTGGAAATTGACTGTTCAGTGGATGTGCAGGCTTTTACTGGATACAAGCGCTACCAGTGTGTGTACTCCTTGGCAGAAATATTCAAGGTCCTGGCTTCATTTTACGTCATCTTGGTTATACTTTATGGTCTCACCTCGTCTTACAGCTTGTGGTGGATGCTGCGGAGCTCTCTGAAGCAATATTCCTTTGAGGCACTGAGAGAAAAAAGCAACTATAGCGACATTCCAGATGTCAAGAACGACTTCGCCTTTATCCTCCATCTGGCTGATCAATATGACCCGCTTTACTCCAAACGCTTCTCCATATTCCTGTCAGAGGTCAGTGAGAACAAACTGAAACAGATCAACCTCAACAATGAATGGACGGTCGAGAAACTAAAAAGCAAGCTTGTGAAAAATGCCCAGGACAAGGTAGAACTGCACCTTTTCATGCTAAACGGTCTTCCTGACAATGTCTTCGAGCTGACGGAAATCGAAGTGCTAAGCCTGGAGCTGATCCCTGAGGTCAAGCTCCCCCCTGCGATCTCACAGCTGGTCAGCCTCAAGGAGCTCCATGTGTACCACTCATCCCTGGTGGTCGACCACCCTGCCCTGGCCTTTCTAGAGGAGAATTTAAAAATCCTCCGCCTGAAATTTACTGAAATGGGGAAAATCCCACGCTGGGTGTTTCACCTGAAGAATCTCAAGGAGCTTTACCTGTCAGGCTGTGTGCTGCCTGAACAGGTAAGCACCATGCAGCTGGAGGGCTTTCAGGACCTGAAAAACCTGAGGACCCTCTACTTGAAGAGCAGCCTCTCCCGGATCCCACAAGTTATCACGGATCTCCTGCCTTCACTGCAGAAGTTGTCCCTCGATAACGAGGGGAGCAAGCTGGTTGTATTGAACAACCTGAAAAAGATGGTCAATCTGAAAAGCCTGGAGCTGATCAGCTGCGACCTGGAACGTATTCCACACTCCATTTTCAGTCTGAACAATTTGCATGAGTTAGACCTCAGAGAAAATAACCTTAAAACTGTGGAAGAGATCATTAGCTTTCAGCACCTCCAGAATCTTTCCTGCTTAAAGTTGTGGCACAATAACATTGCTTATATTCCAGCCCAGATCGGGGCATTGTCTAATCTAGAGCAGCTCTCTTTGGACCATAATAACATTGAGAACCTGCCCCTGCAGCTTTTCCTATGCACCAAACTACATTATTTGGATCTAAGCTATAACCACCTGACCTTCATTCCAGAAGAAATCCAGTATCTGAGTAATTTGCAGTACTTTGCTGTGACCAATAACAAC atTGAGATGCTTCCAGATGGGCTGTTTCAGTGCAAAAAGCTGCAGTGTTTACTCTTGGGGAAAAATAGCCTGATGAGCTTGTCGCCTCACGTGGGTGAGCTGTCGAACCTTACTCATCTGGAGCTCATCGGTAATTACCTGGAAACACTTCCTCCTGAACTGGAAGGGTGTCAGTCCCTAAAACGGAGCTGTCTGATTGTCGAGGAGAATTTGCTCAATACTCTTCCTCCCCCTGTAACAGAACGTTTGCAGACATGCCTGGATAAATGTTGA